One Leptospira wolbachii serovar Codice str. CDC genomic region harbors:
- a CDS encoding helix-turn-helix domain-containing protein: MQNVICALRGAVLFVGQLPYLAFHSTVTSATIVGLNTEIQKRIQGNQDWMSSRCFVFDGRLSHETILKGPVGILFADPGSEIGEILTKEAGPSRLSSNPTWAPELIATCFEIQTANPEQYPKILSSSFPFNQLTPAKKIQDDDRLIHVLRKLIESPEETVNIEELAHEIGMSESWLQHEFKNVVGLPIRAFRKWFRIKTAVIALKQGATLADAALSAGFYDQAHFTNVFREIFGISPSIVFKKGESIRWYIQNEEIDKMLKVL, encoded by the coding sequence CTCTTCGAGGTGCGGTGTTGTTCGTCGGACAATTGCCGTATCTTGCGTTTCATTCTACCGTTACCTCTGCAACGATTGTAGGGCTTAATACGGAAATCCAAAAACGGATCCAAGGGAATCAAGATTGGATGAGTTCTCGTTGTTTTGTTTTTGATGGAAGATTGAGTCACGAAACAATTCTCAAAGGACCTGTCGGAATTTTGTTTGCCGATCCTGGAAGTGAAATCGGAGAGATTCTAACAAAGGAGGCTGGCCCTAGCAGACTTTCCTCCAATCCCACTTGGGCGCCAGAATTGATTGCCACTTGTTTTGAAATTCAAACTGCAAACCCGGAACAATATCCCAAAATCTTAAGTAGTTCTTTTCCCTTCAACCAACTAACACCTGCAAAAAAAATACAAGACGATGATCGTTTAATTCATGTTTTACGTAAACTCATCGAGAGCCCAGAAGAAACTGTAAATATCGAAGAACTTGCCCATGAGATTGGAATGTCTGAGTCTTGGTTACAACATGAATTTAAGAATGTGGTTGGTCTTCCCATTCGTGCTTTTCGTAAATGGTTTCGAATCAAAACGGCGGTGATCGCACTCAAACAAGGAGCCACCCTTGCCGACGCGGCCCTCAGTGCAGGCTTTTACGACCAAGCTCACTTTACCAATGTGTTTCGGGAAATCTTCGGAATTTCACCTTCCATCGTATTTAAAAAGGGAGAATCAATTCGCTGGTACATCCAAAACGAAGAGATCGATAAGATGCTTAAAGTTCTTTAA
- a CDS encoding DUF1554 domain-containing protein has translation MFVTATIYNANLGGIIGADNKCSLDANKPSSGNYKALIVDNVNRRACNSVNCTSGGITEQIDWVLAPNTSYVQASSPSTIIFISDANGVYNNNLTNLISVAAAAIWTGIKNNPSWDWQTDTTHTCSSWVDSVSASCGSYGVTSWTDSRSIAITSAFGNGGTLNNLLCVEQ, from the coding sequence ATGTTCGTTACAGCAACGATCTATAATGCCAATCTAGGAGGTATTATAGGTGCAGATAACAAATGTTCCTTGGATGCCAACAAACCTTCCTCTGGTAATTATAAGGCTTTGATTGTGGATAATGTAAATCGCAGAGCGTGCAATAGCGTTAATTGTACTTCTGGTGGAATTACGGAACAAATCGACTGGGTATTGGCACCAAATACGAGCTATGTGCAAGCCTCAAGTCCATCTACTATTATTTTCATATCGGATGCCAATGGTGTATATAACAATAACTTAACGAATCTAATTTCTGTCGCAGCGGCGGCAATTTGGACAGGGATCAAAAACAATCCTTCTTGGGATTGGCAAACCGATACAACACATACCTGTTCGTCTTGGGTGGATAGTGTCTCAGCAAGCTGCGGATCCTATGGGGTAACAAGTTGGACTGATAGCCGTTCGATTGCGATCACATCAGCATTCGGAAACGGAGGTACTCTCAACAATTTACTCTGCGTGGAGCAATAG
- a CDS encoding VOC family protein — MFMIIRMRNPPIVSDHRATPVNSLGYLRVMFTVQDIDEMVSRLIKNGAALVGGMVQYEDMYRLCFIHGAEGILIGLAEGLGKK, encoded by the coding sequence ATGTTCATGATCATAAGAATGCGAAATCCGCCCATTGTTTCAGATCATAGGGCTACTCCTGTAAATTCGCTCGGATATTTGCGAGTGATGTTCACCGTACAAGATATTGACGAAATGGTATCTAGACTGATCAAAAATGGTGCAGCGCTTGTCGGTGGAATGGTTCAATACGAAGACATGTACCGACTTTGTTTTATTCATGGAGCCGAAGGAATTTTAATCGGTTTGGCAGAAGGACTCGGAAAAAAATAA
- a CDS encoding cysteine hydrolase family protein: MKTALMVIDVQNDYFPNGKMELSDSIPASIQIKKILQHFRNEALPIIHIKHISTRPGSTFFLPDTFGVEFQENVLPTSDEKIIIKHYPNSFRETELNSYLKDNHISKLVITGMMTHMCIDTTVRAAYDLGYECIVVKDCCATKILKIDEDEISAENVHNAFMAALNGVFSKVLTTKLILEMPFK, translated from the coding sequence ATGAAAACTGCATTGATGGTTATTGATGTTCAAAATGACTATTTCCCTAACGGTAAGATGGAATTGAGTGATAGCATTCCAGCAAGCATTCAAATAAAAAAAATACTCCAACATTTTCGAAATGAAGCATTGCCGATAATTCATATCAAACATATTTCCACGAGACCAGGATCAACTTTCTTCCTACCTGATACTTTCGGTGTTGAATTCCAGGAAAATGTATTACCTACAAGCGATGAGAAAATAATTATAAAACACTATCCGAATAGCTTTCGCGAAACAGAACTCAACAGTTATCTAAAAGATAATCATATCTCAAAACTTGTAATCACTGGAATGATGACTCACATGTGCATTGATACAACAGTTAGAGCAGCTTACGATTTAGGATATGAATGTATTGTCGTTAAAGATTGTTGTGCGACAAAAATACTAAAAATAGATGAAGATGAAATATCTGCAGAAAATGTCCATAATGCATTTATGGCAGCCCTGAATGGAGTATTTTCTAAAGTCCTTACAACTAAACTAATATTAGAAATGCCATTTAAATAA
- a CDS encoding DUF2200 domain-containing protein yields the protein MEPTAEHNQRMAQMTFASVYPLYLTKIEKKGRTQKELNQVIEWLTSFDDKKIKELIDKKVTFQTFFEKAKLNKNANLIKGMICGYRVEEIQNPITKQVRYLDKLVDELAKGKTMEKILRNGISI from the coding sequence ATGGAACCAACCGCAGAACACAACCAACGAATGGCGCAAATGACTTTTGCCTCGGTGTATCCTCTTTATTTGACTAAAATTGAAAAAAAGGGACGAACACAAAAAGAACTAAACCAAGTGATCGAATGGTTAACATCTTTTGATGATAAAAAGATCAAAGAATTGATCGATAAAAAAGTAACTTTTCAAACCTTCTTTGAGAAAGCTAAATTAAATAAAAATGCAAATCTCATCAAAGGAATGATTTGTGGGTATCGTGTGGAAGAAATTCAGAATCCAATTACAAAACAAGTTCGGTATTTAGACAAACTAGTAGATGAATTGGCGAAAGGGAAAACAATGGAGAAGATTTTAAGGAATGGCATTTCGATATGA